The Pyrus communis chromosome 5, drPyrComm1.1, whole genome shotgun sequence region GGCGTATATGGGCTAGGACAGGCTGCACATTCGACGAGCAGGGAGCTGGCACGTGTCAAACCGGCGACTGTGGAGGCAGGCTGGAATGTGGTGGCAGTGGTGCCACTCCACCTGCCTCTCTCTTTGAAATAACTCTCGGCAATGGCAATGGTTTAGATTTCTACGATGTCAGCATTGTAGACGGCTACAATCTGCCCCTCATTGCCGCACCACGTGGCGTGTTTGGTCCATGTAATGCCACCGGCTGCGCTTCAGATATAAACACAGGTAAATTATGGTCTTGAtcaaatttttgtaatttttcggGCGTCAAATGGTTCAAATTTTGAAGGCTGAGCGGCAATGAAACACGCGTGCAGGTTGCCCGAAAGAGCTTCAGGTGGTGGGAGGAGGAAGTGAAGGGACCGTGATCGGATGCAAGAGCGCCTGCGAGGCATTTGGTTTGGACCAGTACTGCTGCAGCGGACAGTTTGCTAACCCGACGACATGCCAGCCTTCCAAGTATTCCACCATATTCAAAAAAGCTTGTCCAAGAGCTTACAGTTATGCTTTTGATGATGGCACAAGCACTTTTACATGCAAGG contains the following coding sequences:
- the LOC137733720 gene encoding pathogenesis-related thaumatin-like protein 3.5 yields the protein MPLSTRPRTFLRFFCILFPFFISLSYSATFTITNNCPETIWPGTLAGSGTPPLPTTGFRLDPGQSVRLPSTPGWSGRIWARTGCTFDEQGAGTCQTGDCGGRLECGGSGATPPASLFEITLGNGNGLDFYDVSIVDGYNLPLIAAPRGVFGPCNATGCASDINTGCPKELQVVGGGSEGTVIGCKSACEAFGLDQYCCSGQFANPTTCQPSKYSTIFKKACPRAYSYAFDDGTSTFTCKAFDYAIFFCPYGNGTRNSNYALAPPRYQVPGSEKVVQMVYSSSNTLLPVPPLILLLIVYILS